A genome region from Kogia breviceps isolate mKogBre1 chromosome 13, mKogBre1 haplotype 1, whole genome shotgun sequence includes the following:
- the TMEM181 gene encoding transmembrane protein 181 isoform X5: MTATTGPKVIQTSAANFSLNNSKELKPVQILSNPLSTYNQQLWLTCVVELEHSKETAIRTNFTMTVKVDGVAQDGTTMFIHNKVHNRTRTLTCAGKCAEIIVAHLSYLNYTQYTVTVGFKHLKERIKEMNFTWKTYDPAFSHLEIWFRFVFVVLTFIVTCLFAHSLRKFSMRDWGIEQKWMSILLPLLLLYNDPFFPLSFLVNSWFPGMLDDLFQSVFLCALLLFWLCVYHGVRVQGERKCLTFYLPKFFIVGLLWLACVTLGIWQTINELHDPMYQYRVDTGNFQGMKVFFMVVAATYILYLLFLIVRACSELRHMPYVDLRLKFLTALTFVVLIISIVILYLRFGAQVLQDNFVAELSTHYQNSAEFLSFYGLLNFYLYTLAFVYSPSKNALYESQLKDNPAFSMLNDSDDDVIYGSDYEEMPLQNGQAIRAQYQEGSESD; the protein is encoded by the exons GACCCAAAGTGATCCAGACTTCTGCAGCTAATTTTTCACTAAATAATAGCAAAGAG ctAAAGCCAGTTCAGATACTTTCAAACCCGCTGTCTACATATAATCAGCAACTATGGCTGACATGTGTTGTTGAGTTGGAGCATTCCAAAG aaACAGCTATTCGGACAAACTTCACCATGACTGTTAAGGTCGATGGTGTAGCTCAGGACGGGACCACCATGTTCATTCATAACAAAGTTCACAATCGGACGAGGACCCTCACGTGTGCAGGG AAATGTGCAGAAATTATTGTGGCTCACCTCAGCTACTTGAATTACACTCAATATACAGTGACTGTGGGATTCAAACACCTGAAGGAACGCATCAAGGAAATGAACTTCACC TGGAAGACTTACGACCCTGCGTTTTCCCACTTGGAAATTTGGTTCAGATTCGTCTTTGTGGTGCTAACCTTCATTGTCACT TGCCTGTTTGCTCACTCCCTCCGGAAGTTTTCCATGCGAGACTGGGGCATCGAGCAGAAGTGGATGTCCATTCTCCTGCCTCTGCTGCTACTTTACAACG ACCCGttcttccccctctccttcctggTGAACAGCTGGTTCCCGGGGATGCTGGACGACCTCTTCCAGTCTGTGTTCCTGTGCGCCCTGCTGCTCTTCTGGCTGTGCGTGTACCACGGGGTCCGTGTGCAG ggagaaaggaagtgcTTGACTTTCTATTTGCCCAAATTCTTCATCGTTGGATTATTGTGGTTGGCCTGTGTTACCCTCGGAATATGGCAGAC aatTAATGAATTACATGATCCAATGTACCAGTATCGAGTTGACACAGGAAATTTTCAG GGAATGAAGGTTTTCTTCATGGTGGTGGCCGCCACGTACATCCTATACCTTTTGTTCCTGATCGTGCGGGCCTGCTCCGAGCTGCGTCACATGCCTTATGTAG atCTCAGGTTGAAATTTTTGACAGCATTGACTTTTGTAGTGCTTATCATTAG CATCGTCATCCTTTATTTGAGGTTCGGAGCGCAAGTATTACAGGACAATTTTGTAGCTGAACTGTCAACTCACTACCAGAATT CAGCTGAGTTCTTATCTTTCTACGGCTTGTTGAACTTTTACCTCTACACTCTGGCCTTTGTGTATTCGCCCTCGAAGAACGCCCTGTACG AGTCCCAGCTGAAGGACAATCCCGCCTTCTCCATGCTCAACGACTCGGACGACGACGTGATTTACGG GAGTGACTATGAAGAGATGCCCCTGCAGAACGGCCAGGCCATCCGGGCCCAGTACCAGGAGGGCTCCGAGAGTGACTGA
- the TMEM181 gene encoding transmembrane protein 181 isoform X4 — protein MTATTGPKVIQTSAANFSLNNSKELKPVQILSNPLSTYNQQLWLTCVVELEHSKETAIRTNFTMTVKVDGVAQDGTTMFIHNKVHNRTRTLTCAGKCAEIIVAHLSYLNYTQYTVTVGFKHLKERIKEMNFTWKTYDPAFSHLEIWFRFVFVVLTFIVTCLFAHSLRKFSMRDWGIEQKWMSILLPLLLLYNDPFFPLSFLVNSWFPGMLDDLFQSVFLCALLLFWLCVYHGVRVQGERKCLTFYLPKFFIVGLLWLACVTLGIWQTINELHDPMYQYRVDTGNFQGMKVFFMVVAATYILYLLFLIVRACSELRHMPYVDLRLKFLTALTFVVLIISIVILYLRFGAQVLQDNFVAELSTHYQNSAEFLSFYGLLNFYLYTLAFVYSPSKNALYACRLPALVTLKCLWFSESQLKDNPAFSMLNDSDDDVIYGSDYEEMPLQNGQAIRAQYQEGSESD, from the exons GACCCAAAGTGATCCAGACTTCTGCAGCTAATTTTTCACTAAATAATAGCAAAGAG ctAAAGCCAGTTCAGATACTTTCAAACCCGCTGTCTACATATAATCAGCAACTATGGCTGACATGTGTTGTTGAGTTGGAGCATTCCAAAG aaACAGCTATTCGGACAAACTTCACCATGACTGTTAAGGTCGATGGTGTAGCTCAGGACGGGACCACCATGTTCATTCATAACAAAGTTCACAATCGGACGAGGACCCTCACGTGTGCAGGG AAATGTGCAGAAATTATTGTGGCTCACCTCAGCTACTTGAATTACACTCAATATACAGTGACTGTGGGATTCAAACACCTGAAGGAACGCATCAAGGAAATGAACTTCACC TGGAAGACTTACGACCCTGCGTTTTCCCACTTGGAAATTTGGTTCAGATTCGTCTTTGTGGTGCTAACCTTCATTGTCACT TGCCTGTTTGCTCACTCCCTCCGGAAGTTTTCCATGCGAGACTGGGGCATCGAGCAGAAGTGGATGTCCATTCTCCTGCCTCTGCTGCTACTTTACAACG ACCCGttcttccccctctccttcctggTGAACAGCTGGTTCCCGGGGATGCTGGACGACCTCTTCCAGTCTGTGTTCCTGTGCGCCCTGCTGCTCTTCTGGCTGTGCGTGTACCACGGGGTCCGTGTGCAG ggagaaaggaagtgcTTGACTTTCTATTTGCCCAAATTCTTCATCGTTGGATTATTGTGGTTGGCCTGTGTTACCCTCGGAATATGGCAGAC aatTAATGAATTACATGATCCAATGTACCAGTATCGAGTTGACACAGGAAATTTTCAG GGAATGAAGGTTTTCTTCATGGTGGTGGCCGCCACGTACATCCTATACCTTTTGTTCCTGATCGTGCGGGCCTGCTCCGAGCTGCGTCACATGCCTTATGTAG atCTCAGGTTGAAATTTTTGACAGCATTGACTTTTGTAGTGCTTATCATTAG CATCGTCATCCTTTATTTGAGGTTCGGAGCGCAAGTATTACAGGACAATTTTGTAGCTGAACTGTCAACTCACTACCAGAATT CAGCTGAGTTCTTATCTTTCTACGGCTTGTTGAACTTTTACCTCTACACTCTGGCCTTTGTGTATTCGCCCTCGAAGAACGCCCTGTACG CATGCCGCCTCCCTGCGCTCGTGACCTTAAAATGCTTGTGGTTTTCAGAGTCCCAGCTGAAGGACAATCCCGCCTTCTCCATGCTCAACGACTCGGACGACGACGTGATTTACGG GAGTGACTATGAAGAGATGCCCCTGCAGAACGGCCAGGCCATCCGGGCCCAGTACCAGGAGGGCTCCGAGAGTGACTGA
- the TMEM181 gene encoding transmembrane protein 181 isoform X3 translates to MEPLAPMRLYTLSKRHFVLVFAVFFVCFGLTVFVGIRGPKVIQTSAANFSLNNSKELKPVQILSNPLSTYNQQLWLTCVVELEHSKETAIRTNFTMTVKVDGVAQDGTTMFIHNKVHNRTRTLTCAGKCAEIIVAHLSYLNYTQYTVTVGFKHLKERIKEMNFTWKTYDPAFSHLEIWFRFVFVVLTFIVTCLFAHSLRKFSMRDWGIEQKWMSILLPLLLLYNDPFFPLSFLVNSWFPGMLDDLFQSVFLCALLLFWLCVYHGVRVQGERKCLTFYLPKFFIVGLLWLACVTLGIWQTINELHDPMYQYRVDTGNFQGMKVFFMVVAATYILYLLFLIVRACSELRHMPYVDLRLKFLTALTFVVLIISIVILYLRFGAQVLQDNFVAELSTHYQNSAEFLSFYGLLNFYLYTLAFVYSPSKNALYESQLKDNPAFSMLNDSDDDVIYGSDYEEMPLQNGQAIRAQYQEGSESD, encoded by the exons GACCCAAAGTGATCCAGACTTCTGCAGCTAATTTTTCACTAAATAATAGCAAAGAG ctAAAGCCAGTTCAGATACTTTCAAACCCGCTGTCTACATATAATCAGCAACTATGGCTGACATGTGTTGTTGAGTTGGAGCATTCCAAAG aaACAGCTATTCGGACAAACTTCACCATGACTGTTAAGGTCGATGGTGTAGCTCAGGACGGGACCACCATGTTCATTCATAACAAAGTTCACAATCGGACGAGGACCCTCACGTGTGCAGGG AAATGTGCAGAAATTATTGTGGCTCACCTCAGCTACTTGAATTACACTCAATATACAGTGACTGTGGGATTCAAACACCTGAAGGAACGCATCAAGGAAATGAACTTCACC TGGAAGACTTACGACCCTGCGTTTTCCCACTTGGAAATTTGGTTCAGATTCGTCTTTGTGGTGCTAACCTTCATTGTCACT TGCCTGTTTGCTCACTCCCTCCGGAAGTTTTCCATGCGAGACTGGGGCATCGAGCAGAAGTGGATGTCCATTCTCCTGCCTCTGCTGCTACTTTACAACG ACCCGttcttccccctctccttcctggTGAACAGCTGGTTCCCGGGGATGCTGGACGACCTCTTCCAGTCTGTGTTCCTGTGCGCCCTGCTGCTCTTCTGGCTGTGCGTGTACCACGGGGTCCGTGTGCAG ggagaaaggaagtgcTTGACTTTCTATTTGCCCAAATTCTTCATCGTTGGATTATTGTGGTTGGCCTGTGTTACCCTCGGAATATGGCAGAC aatTAATGAATTACATGATCCAATGTACCAGTATCGAGTTGACACAGGAAATTTTCAG GGAATGAAGGTTTTCTTCATGGTGGTGGCCGCCACGTACATCCTATACCTTTTGTTCCTGATCGTGCGGGCCTGCTCCGAGCTGCGTCACATGCCTTATGTAG atCTCAGGTTGAAATTTTTGACAGCATTGACTTTTGTAGTGCTTATCATTAG CATCGTCATCCTTTATTTGAGGTTCGGAGCGCAAGTATTACAGGACAATTTTGTAGCTGAACTGTCAACTCACTACCAGAATT CAGCTGAGTTCTTATCTTTCTACGGCTTGTTGAACTTTTACCTCTACACTCTGGCCTTTGTGTATTCGCCCTCGAAGAACGCCCTGTACG AGTCCCAGCTGAAGGACAATCCCGCCTTCTCCATGCTCAACGACTCGGACGACGACGTGATTTACGG GAGTGACTATGAAGAGATGCCCCTGCAGAACGGCCAGGCCATCCGGGCCCAGTACCAGGAGGGCTCCGAGAGTGACTGA
- the TMEM181 gene encoding transmembrane protein 181 isoform X2, translating into MEPLAPMRLYTLSKRHFVLVFAVFFVCFGLTVFVGIRGPKVIQTSAANFSLNNSKELKPVQILSNPLSTYNQQLWLTCVVELEHSKETAIRTNFTMTVKVDGVAQDGTTMFIHNKVHNRTRTLTCAGKCAEIIVAHLSYLNYTQYTVTVGFKHLKERIKEMNFTWKTYDPAFSHLEIWFRFVFVVLTFIVTCLFAHSLRKFSMRDWGIEQKWMSILLPLLLLYNDPFFPLSFLVNSWFPGMLDDLFQSVFLCALLLFWLCVYHGVRVQGERKCLTFYLPKFFIVGLLWLACVTLGIWQTINELHDPMYQYRVDTGNFQGMKVFFMVVAATYILYLLFLIVRACSELRHMPYVDLRLKFLTALTFVVLIISIVILYLRFGAQVLQDNFVAELSTHYQNSAEFLSFYGLLNFYLYTLAFVYSPSKNALYACRLPALVTLKCLWFSESQLKDNPAFSMLNDSDDDVIYGSDYEEMPLQNGQAIRAQYQEGSESD; encoded by the exons GACCCAAAGTGATCCAGACTTCTGCAGCTAATTTTTCACTAAATAATAGCAAAGAG ctAAAGCCAGTTCAGATACTTTCAAACCCGCTGTCTACATATAATCAGCAACTATGGCTGACATGTGTTGTTGAGTTGGAGCATTCCAAAG aaACAGCTATTCGGACAAACTTCACCATGACTGTTAAGGTCGATGGTGTAGCTCAGGACGGGACCACCATGTTCATTCATAACAAAGTTCACAATCGGACGAGGACCCTCACGTGTGCAGGG AAATGTGCAGAAATTATTGTGGCTCACCTCAGCTACTTGAATTACACTCAATATACAGTGACTGTGGGATTCAAACACCTGAAGGAACGCATCAAGGAAATGAACTTCACC TGGAAGACTTACGACCCTGCGTTTTCCCACTTGGAAATTTGGTTCAGATTCGTCTTTGTGGTGCTAACCTTCATTGTCACT TGCCTGTTTGCTCACTCCCTCCGGAAGTTTTCCATGCGAGACTGGGGCATCGAGCAGAAGTGGATGTCCATTCTCCTGCCTCTGCTGCTACTTTACAACG ACCCGttcttccccctctccttcctggTGAACAGCTGGTTCCCGGGGATGCTGGACGACCTCTTCCAGTCTGTGTTCCTGTGCGCCCTGCTGCTCTTCTGGCTGTGCGTGTACCACGGGGTCCGTGTGCAG ggagaaaggaagtgcTTGACTTTCTATTTGCCCAAATTCTTCATCGTTGGATTATTGTGGTTGGCCTGTGTTACCCTCGGAATATGGCAGAC aatTAATGAATTACATGATCCAATGTACCAGTATCGAGTTGACACAGGAAATTTTCAG GGAATGAAGGTTTTCTTCATGGTGGTGGCCGCCACGTACATCCTATACCTTTTGTTCCTGATCGTGCGGGCCTGCTCCGAGCTGCGTCACATGCCTTATGTAG atCTCAGGTTGAAATTTTTGACAGCATTGACTTTTGTAGTGCTTATCATTAG CATCGTCATCCTTTATTTGAGGTTCGGAGCGCAAGTATTACAGGACAATTTTGTAGCTGAACTGTCAACTCACTACCAGAATT CAGCTGAGTTCTTATCTTTCTACGGCTTGTTGAACTTTTACCTCTACACTCTGGCCTTTGTGTATTCGCCCTCGAAGAACGCCCTGTACG CATGCCGCCTCCCTGCGCTCGTGACCTTAAAATGCTTGTGGTTTTCAGAGTCCCAGCTGAAGGACAATCCCGCCTTCTCCATGCTCAACGACTCGGACGACGACGTGATTTACGG GAGTGACTATGAAGAGATGCCCCTGCAGAACGGCCAGGCCATCCGGGCCCAGTACCAGGAGGGCTCCGAGAGTGACTGA